One segment of Setaria viridis chromosome 4, Setaria_viridis_v4.0, whole genome shotgun sequence DNA contains the following:
- the LOC117853135 gene encoding auxin-induced protein 6B: MMVMGYFRSSKAAATSPTAKKKAKRDDAGLRESLLEQPAAAAAEGGVPKGYFAVYAGEESRRFVVPTGYLQEPAFRDLMERAADEFGFAQAGGLRVPCAEEDFEDLLRRLQRKNGAAGGKGKKAAIR, encoded by the coding sequence ATGATGGTGATGGGCTACTTCCGGTCAAGCAAGGCCGCCGCGACGTCGCCGACGGCCAAGAAGAAGGCGAAGAGGGACGACGCGGGCCTCCGGGAGTCGCTGCtggagcagccggcggcggccgcggcggagggcggcgtgCCCAAGGGCTACTTCGCGGTGTACGCCGGGGAGGAGTCCCGGCGGTTCGTCGTGCCCACGGGGTACCTCCAGGAGCCGGCGTTCCGGGACCTCATggagcgcgccgccgacgaGTTCGGCTTCGCGCAGGCCGGCGGCCTCCGCGTGCCGTGCGCCGAGGAGGACTTCGAggacctcctccgccgcctccagcgcaagaacggcgccgccggcggcaagggCAAGAAGGCCGCCATCCGGTAG
- the LOC117853265 gene encoding protein SMALL AUXIN UP-REGULATED RNA 51, with product MEDYQQVQQQQGGRASNKIRDIVRLQQLLKKWKKLATVTPSASGSGGKGGGRSSVPRGSFAVYVGEEMRRFVIPTEYLGHWAFAELLREAEEEFGFQHEGALRIPCDVEVFEGILRLVQGRKKDAAAAMCDCSCSSETEILCR from the coding sequence ATGGAGGATTACCAgcaggtgcagcagcagcagggtgGCCGGGCGAGCAACAAGATCCGGGACATCGTGCGGCTTCAGCAGCTGCTCAAGAAGTGGAAGAAGCTGGCCACGGTGACGCCGTCGgcgtccggcagcggcggcaagggcggcggccggagcagcGTGCCGAGGGGCTCCTTCGCGGTGTACGTCGGCGAGGAGATGCGGCGGTTCGTGATCCCCACCGAGTACCTCGGCCACTGGGCGTTCGCGGAGCTGCTCcgggaggccgaggaggagttCGGGTTCCAGCACGAGGGCGCGCTCCGGATCCCCTGCGACGTCGAGGTCTTCGAGGGCATCCTCCGCCTCgtgcaggggaggaagaaggacgccgccgccgccatgtgcgactgctcctgctcctccgagACGGAGATCCTCTGCAGATGA